The Mycobacterium sp. 3519A genome contains a region encoding:
- a CDS encoding TetR/AcrR family transcriptional regulator, which yields MKRAEVVRDYGGISADDRRTERREKLLTAARQIWGASGVTEVTVRGVCSAAGLTSRYFYEQFDNREALLFAVADEVRDELLAALVEAGVGHPGSLNDKLRPAFSAFLQIIAANPDVHRIATRDVSSVPGLAEHRAHILDLITELIIEHAPDVLGEETPSPVALRRGALFMVGGVNHLIETWLDDPVETPAELAAICADLCVAVVNGIG from the coding sequence ATGAAACGCGCAGAGGTGGTGCGCGACTACGGCGGCATCAGCGCGGACGACCGCCGCACCGAACGGCGCGAAAAGCTGCTGACCGCCGCGCGGCAGATCTGGGGCGCATCCGGCGTCACCGAGGTCACGGTCCGCGGCGTCTGCAGCGCCGCGGGACTGACCAGCCGGTACTTCTACGAGCAGTTCGACAATCGGGAGGCGTTGCTGTTCGCCGTCGCCGACGAGGTGCGCGACGAGTTACTGGCCGCGCTGGTCGAGGCGGGCGTCGGCCATCCCGGCTCGCTCAACGACAAACTGCGGCCCGCGTTTTCGGCGTTCCTCCAGATCATCGCCGCGAACCCGGACGTGCACCGCATCGCGACCCGCGACGTCAGCAGCGTGCCGGGACTCGCCGAACACCGCGCACACATACTCGACCTCATCACCGAGTTGATCATCGAGCACGCGCCCGATGTCCTTGGCGAGGAGACGCCGAGTCCGGTGGCGCTGCGTCGCGGCGCGCTGTTCATGGTCGGCGGCGTGAACCACCTCATCGAGACCTGGCTCGACGATCCGGTGGAGACTCCGGCCGAACTCGCGGCCATCTGCGCGGACCTGTGCGTCGCGGTGGTCAACGGCATCGGCTAA
- a CDS encoding MerR family transcriptional regulator, which produces MRIGELAERTGVSRRLLRYYEEQGLLTPSRGDNGYREYSEPTVDVVLQIKGLLDAGLPTRIIQELLPCLDQPQTIYVPDVTPDMITTLRREQARLTERIEFLTRNRDAVADYLDKVLKVKAANASRAG; this is translated from the coding sequence ATGAGGATCGGCGAACTTGCGGAGCGCACCGGCGTCTCGCGCCGGCTGCTGCGCTACTACGAGGAGCAGGGGCTGCTCACGCCCAGCCGCGGTGACAACGGGTACCGGGAGTACAGCGAGCCGACGGTCGATGTGGTGCTGCAGATCAAGGGACTGCTCGATGCCGGGCTGCCGACCCGCATCATTCAGGAACTGCTGCCGTGCCTGGATCAGCCGCAGACCATCTACGTTCCGGACGTGACTCCCGACATGATCACCACGCTGCGACGCGAACAGGCCCGGCTGACCGAACGCATCGAGTTCCTGACCCGCAACCGGGACGCCGTCGCCGACTACCTGGACAAGGTCCTCAAAGTCAAGGCGGCCAACGCATCTCGCGCGGGTTGA
- a CDS encoding DUF2293 domain-containing protein has product MATLQTRVARIAEALLADQRYVRAIDVLIGLGWLAEPSVERWMKGRAPALDRCLGVEPAKVPPALAALRHWAQGRGLTASEADYQHLHFTSDGDSDVERAYRTYWASAGAPAPKAPVPPRRPGKMTVMLADTAATCTSCGGIGDLLRAGEAGALCLDCAGLGHLEFLPSGDATLTRRATKASGMSAVVMRWNGRRHRAERQGILVEPAAIEQAAQECLNDADARARRRATQDVLFQEKFAAAIREQFPGCPADRAEAIALHTAARGSGRVGRSAAGRALDSEAVRLAVVASVRHVDTDYDELLMFGVDRESARAQVQERVEDIVNAWRDGVAMLD; this is encoded by the coding sequence ATGGCAACACTGCAAACCCGAGTAGCGCGCATCGCTGAGGCGTTGTTGGCCGACCAGCGATACGTCCGCGCCATCGACGTGCTCATCGGTCTGGGCTGGCTCGCTGAGCCGAGCGTCGAACGCTGGATGAAGGGTCGCGCCCCTGCGCTCGATCGCTGCCTCGGCGTCGAACCCGCCAAAGTCCCACCAGCCCTTGCCGCGCTGCGACATTGGGCCCAAGGCCGCGGGCTCACGGCGTCCGAGGCCGACTATCAGCATCTGCATTTCACGTCCGACGGCGACTCGGACGTCGAACGCGCCTACCGCACCTATTGGGCCTCAGCCGGCGCTCCTGCACCAAAAGCACCGGTTCCACCACGCCGCCCCGGAAAGATGACCGTGATGTTGGCGGACACGGCGGCGACGTGCACGTCGTGCGGCGGCATCGGCGACTTGCTGCGCGCGGGCGAGGCGGGCGCGCTCTGCCTGGACTGTGCGGGGCTCGGGCATCTCGAGTTCTTGCCGTCCGGTGATGCGACGCTCACCCGGCGCGCCACCAAGGCCAGCGGGATGTCCGCTGTCGTGATGCGTTGGAATGGTCGACGTCATCGCGCTGAGCGGCAAGGAATTTTGGTGGAGCCGGCGGCAATCGAACAAGCCGCGCAGGAATGTCTCAACGACGCCGATGCACGCGCCCGCCGCAGAGCGACTCAGGACGTGCTGTTCCAGGAAAAGTTCGCCGCCGCTATCCGTGAGCAGTTCCCGGGTTGCCCCGCCGATCGGGCCGAGGCGATCGCGTTGCACACCGCGGCACGCGGCAGCGGCCGGGTGGGACGAAGTGCGGCCGGCCGAGCATTGGACAGTGAAGCGGTGCGTCTTGCCGTCGTCGCCTCGGTGCGCCATGTCGACACTGACTACGACGAGTTGCTGATGTTCGGCGTCGACCGCGAATCGGCGCGCGCACAGGTGCAGGAGCGCGTCGAGGACATCGTCAATGCATGGCGTGATGGTGTAGCGATGCTCGACTAG
- a CDS encoding helix-turn-helix domain-containing protein, which translates to MADSDQTTLLIRAAARRLLNIRLPQIIDSAVEQTINDEPVYSAGVVSEDDLRYQMDRTMRLALARLVGDDIPDDVKTAALDVGHIRAHQNVPLSSVLHAFRIDLKTLWEALIAEGRALGVDTRADFLERSSLMVWESIEASTEEVVHGYQVAQGSREEIRSAAFEQLLLEGDHNQPTVDNAARMLGLPATGHYVCLVGAFPSPRPELVAECVTRLDAAGYDYYFNWFAQELRGIVHVPSRHIDVTTDLAPLKEHTCSVIEADGLSAVPRAIRLARMVVGGRSDPGVRRVRDNWLHAVTAANAELSEALHAAVFRPLDNLTTHERNGILETVGDLVAHGGTIADIAARTFRHRNTVRKRLAAFTSLTGLDLAVTSDLATTAIAFAVESSKSGRTDAAAALGLG; encoded by the coding sequence ATGGCTGACTCCGACCAGACAACCCTGTTGATCCGGGCGGCCGCACGCCGCTTGCTCAACATCCGACTCCCGCAGATCATCGACAGCGCGGTGGAACAGACCATCAACGACGAACCGGTGTACTCCGCGGGTGTCGTCAGCGAGGACGATCTGCGTTACCAGATGGACCGCACAATGCGTCTCGCGCTGGCCCGCCTCGTCGGCGACGACATCCCGGACGATGTGAAGACCGCGGCGCTCGACGTCGGCCACATCAGGGCGCATCAGAACGTTCCGCTGTCGAGCGTGCTACACGCCTTCCGCATTGACCTCAAGACACTCTGGGAGGCGTTGATCGCCGAAGGCCGTGCGCTCGGCGTCGATACCCGGGCCGACTTCCTCGAGCGTTCGTCGTTGATGGTGTGGGAGTCGATCGAGGCCAGCACCGAGGAAGTCGTGCACGGTTACCAAGTCGCGCAGGGCAGCCGGGAGGAGATCCGTTCGGCGGCGTTCGAACAGTTGCTGCTCGAGGGCGATCACAACCAGCCCACCGTCGACAACGCCGCGCGCATGCTCGGGCTGCCCGCCACCGGTCACTACGTGTGCCTCGTCGGCGCTTTCCCAAGCCCGCGACCGGAATTGGTGGCGGAATGCGTGACCCGCCTGGACGCCGCCGGCTACGACTACTACTTCAACTGGTTCGCGCAGGAGCTTCGCGGCATCGTCCACGTGCCCAGCCGGCACATCGACGTCACCACCGATCTCGCACCCCTGAAGGAACACACGTGTTCGGTCATCGAAGCCGACGGCCTGTCCGCCGTACCGAGGGCCATCCGACTGGCACGAATGGTGGTCGGCGGGCGGTCGGACCCCGGAGTCCGTCGCGTGCGGGACAATTGGTTGCACGCCGTCACCGCCGCCAATGCCGAACTGTCGGAAGCACTTCACGCCGCGGTGTTCCGGCCGCTCGACAACCTCACCACACACGAACGCAACGGCATCCTCGAAACTGTGGGTGATCTGGTCGCGCACGGCGGGACGATCGCGGATATCGCCGCGCGAACCTTTCGACACCGCAACACCGTTCGCAAACGGCTGGCTGCCTTCACGTCGCTGACCGGACTCGACCTCGCCGTCACCAGCGACCTCGCGACAACCGCCATAGCGTTCGCGGTCGAAAGTTCGAAATCCGGCCGTACTGACGCCGCGGCGGCACTTGGCCTCGGTTAG
- a CDS encoding oxygenase MpaB family protein — MNQPVPARHPAAPGPVPAAVRLFATVLGVREPTAERWRKLGEHLTVGDAPMDRLVEWMSSAGMEQTRALFDRALTYGIAAVPEAPEPLREFFTAVETVPDWVDWKLIRLGQRAMRRGGADGMYVARDVSLLGGYQFSGFNRTLIRTGALEKGSNKRFAETMQWAMDVIAENGMAPQGVGYRSTIRVRLIHAFVRRHVSAMPDWRGDEWGVPINQTDMAATLVGALIAPPTGGLGMGLVLSPREYEGIAHLTRYVGWLIGVHDEWLPRDFRDGIRVLYHTVAALSEPDESTKQLAMPMAEDPMQWHYRSVAGLRRRLARAQHLSVTSGFLGPRAMRALGLPAYIPPWYPMLKLPVNLVRSVAALVRPGGVDRAALRGEREQKALLHTMIGDGEATIGASAAHVTKVA, encoded by the coding sequence ATGAACCAGCCCGTTCCGGCTCGCCATCCGGCCGCACCGGGTCCGGTGCCCGCCGCGGTCCGCCTCTTCGCGACCGTGCTCGGGGTGCGCGAGCCGACGGCCGAGCGGTGGCGGAAGCTCGGCGAGCATCTGACCGTCGGCGACGCGCCGATGGACCGCCTGGTGGAGTGGATGTCGTCGGCAGGCATGGAGCAGACCCGTGCACTGTTCGATCGCGCCCTGACGTACGGCATCGCGGCCGTGCCCGAGGCGCCGGAGCCGCTGCGTGAGTTCTTCACCGCCGTTGAGACGGTGCCGGACTGGGTGGACTGGAAGCTGATTCGGCTGGGTCAGCGCGCGATGCGTCGCGGCGGCGCCGACGGCATGTACGTCGCGCGCGACGTGTCGTTGCTCGGCGGCTATCAGTTCTCCGGTTTCAACAGGACGCTGATTCGCACCGGCGCACTGGAGAAGGGGTCCAACAAGCGGTTCGCCGAGACGATGCAGTGGGCGATGGACGTCATCGCCGAGAACGGGATGGCGCCGCAGGGTGTGGGCTATCGGTCCACGATCCGGGTGCGGCTGATCCACGCGTTCGTCCGCAGGCATGTCAGCGCGATGCCCGACTGGCGCGGCGACGAGTGGGGTGTGCCGATCAACCAGACCGATATGGCCGCCACCCTCGTCGGCGCGTTGATCGCTCCCCCGACCGGCGGGCTGGGCATGGGACTTGTGTTGTCCCCCAGGGAGTATGAGGGCATCGCGCATTTGACGCGGTACGTCGGATGGCTGATCGGTGTGCACGACGAGTGGCTGCCGCGCGACTTCCGCGACGGGATTCGGGTGCTGTATCACACGGTGGCCGCGCTGTCGGAGCCCGACGAATCGACGAAACAGTTGGCGATGCCGATGGCCGAGGATCCGATGCAATGGCACTACCGCAGCGTGGCGGGGCTGCGCCGTCGTCTGGCTCGGGCGCAGCATCTTTCGGTGACGAGCGGGTTCCTCGGTCCGCGGGCGATGCGCGCGTTGGGGCTGCCTGCGTACATTCCGCCGTGGTATCCGATGCTGAAACTTCCGGTCAACTTGGTGCGCAGCGTGGCTGCGCTGGTGCGGCCCGGCGGTGTGGACCGTGCAGCGCTGCGTGGTGAGCGCGAACAGAAAGCGTTGCTGCACACGATGATCGGAGACGGTGAGGCGACCATCGGGGCATCGGCGGCCCACGTCACCAAGGTCGCCTAG
- a CDS encoding phosphotransferase: MSKPSVESADTDELARAVVSARLADGYGLVGADLTFLGGELDRNYRVSTGGGRTFLAKLRTKADRGGQLQWQKEILLHIADRQLDFAVPTLVPTIDGDLGVSLDVGAERWLLTLLNWVPGTDMVRVENHSEGLLVDIGATAARVTKALNGFQSDTLHDTHHWDVTRSAEVIEECLALDPTLDDNPDISTALGWFREVEPLLDSLPMAMVHNDLNDNNVLVEDVDGVQRVAGVLDFNDALYTVRVAEPAIAGAYAMLRKDDPLAAMGLVIAGYHHVTPLLDAELAVAYPLAAARLCVQALTWAVRGKSNPTEYGAMRVRHTLPALHRVLQVDPPSAAAHLREMCGLRPTRLNGS, encoded by the coding sequence ATGTCGAAGCCGTCCGTCGAGTCCGCGGATACGGACGAGTTGGCGCGGGCGGTTGTCTCTGCCCGCCTGGCCGACGGCTATGGACTCGTGGGCGCCGACCTGACGTTTCTGGGCGGCGAGTTGGACCGCAATTACCGGGTCTCGACAGGCGGCGGGCGGACCTTCCTCGCCAAGCTGCGCACGAAAGCGGATCGCGGCGGTCAGTTGCAGTGGCAGAAGGAGATCCTGCTGCACATCGCCGATCGACAGCTCGACTTCGCAGTACCGACCTTGGTCCCCACCATCGACGGTGACCTGGGCGTCAGCCTCGACGTCGGTGCTGAACGCTGGCTGCTCACCCTGCTCAATTGGGTCCCTGGAACCGACATGGTGCGCGTCGAGAACCACTCCGAGGGGCTGCTCGTCGACATCGGGGCAACCGCCGCGCGGGTGACCAAGGCGCTCAACGGGTTTCAATCCGACACCCTCCATGACACCCACCACTGGGATGTGACGCGTTCCGCCGAGGTGATCGAGGAGTGCCTCGCGCTGGATCCGACGCTTGACGACAATCCGGACATTTCCACGGCTCTCGGCTGGTTCAGAGAGGTCGAGCCGCTTCTCGACTCGCTGCCCATGGCCATGGTGCACAACGACCTCAATGACAACAACGTCCTCGTCGAGGACGTCGACGGAGTCCAGAGAGTCGCGGGCGTACTGGATTTCAACGACGCCCTGTACACCGTGCGGGTCGCCGAACCGGCGATCGCCGGCGCCTACGCGATGCTTCGCAAAGACGATCCCCTCGCAGCGATGGGGTTGGTCATCGCCGGCTACCACCACGTCACACCGCTGCTCGATGCCGAACTGGCGGTGGCCTATCCGCTGGCGGCGGCGCGGTTGTGCGTTCAGGCGCTGACGTGGGCGGTTCGCGGAAAGTCCAATCCGACCGAATACGGTGCGATGCGGGTGCGTCACACCCTGCCCGCCCTGCACCGCGTTCTGCAGGTCGACCCACCATCGGCGGCGGCGCACCTCCGGGAAATGTGCGGCCTGCGTCCCACCCGACTGAATGGATCCTGA
- a CDS encoding TIGR03619 family F420-dependent LLM class oxidoreductase has protein sequence MKLGLRLPQRLGVDLQHDLVEAAKTAEAAGYTSLWTFERLLFPKHPAEGYGGTDLAWPESQRQTVDPLAVLTAAAVATEKVRLGVSLLVAALHTPIQLAKALATVDQISGGRVIAGLGTGWSTDEFRAAGATRADRGRLLDETIDVFGAVWGPDPVTFRSPRVVIDNASVLPKPVTKVPVMLGGVGSKVMQRIAKRADGWLPVMLTPGPAGAAELRESWSRIRELASEHGRDPSTMEMIIVGNVTFTERPAGLDRTAFVGTLDQIIDDIHTAADAGADELIIDLNLQDWFTSTQQMLETAVEIRERTAA, from the coding sequence ATGAAACTCGGACTGCGCCTGCCCCAGCGACTCGGGGTCGACCTCCAACACGACCTCGTCGAAGCCGCTAAGACGGCCGAAGCGGCGGGCTACACCAGCTTGTGGACATTCGAACGGCTGCTGTTCCCGAAGCATCCCGCCGAGGGCTACGGTGGGACCGACCTGGCGTGGCCGGAGAGCCAGCGGCAGACCGTCGACCCGCTGGCCGTTCTCACCGCAGCGGCGGTGGCGACCGAAAAGGTGCGCCTCGGTGTTTCGCTTCTGGTTGCGGCACTGCACACACCCATCCAGTTGGCGAAGGCGTTGGCGACGGTCGATCAGATCAGCGGCGGCCGCGTGATCGCCGGACTCGGCACCGGATGGTCCACCGACGAATTCCGGGCGGCGGGCGCCACCCGAGCCGATCGCGGCCGCCTCCTCGACGAGACAATCGACGTCTTCGGTGCGGTGTGGGGACCGGACCCAGTGACGTTCCGCAGTCCCCGTGTCGTCATCGACAACGCCTCAGTCCTGCCGAAGCCGGTTACGAAAGTACCGGTGATGCTGGGCGGCGTCGGTTCTAAAGTCATGCAGCGCATCGCCAAACGTGCAGACGGCTGGTTACCGGTGATGTTGACACCCGGACCGGCCGGCGCCGCAGAACTACGCGAAAGCTGGAGCCGCATCAGGGAATTGGCGAGCGAGCACGGACGTGACCCAAGCACCATGGAGATGATCATCGTCGGGAACGTCACCTTCACCGAGCGCCCGGCAGGGCTGGACCGCACCGCGTTCGTCGGCACTCTGGACCAAATCATCGACGACATCCACACCGCCGCCGACGCCGGCGCAGACGAGCTCATCATCGACCTGAATCTGCAAGACTGGTTCACCAGCACCCAGCAGATGCTCGAGACGGCCGTGGAGATCCGCGAACGGACCGCAGCCTGA
- a CDS encoding RND family transporter: MSQHLAERATATNRVAKWVRRLCVPIVLFWLAIAAITNVFVPQLEKVGEEHNVALSSPSSPSLQAFQRIGKVFGEFDSDSAAMVVLEGDQPLGAEAHRYYDELVKRFNEDTKHVQHVQDFWGDPLTAAGSQSPDGKAAYVQVFLAGNQGEALSLESVDALRQIIAKTPAPPGIHAYVAGSAAQIADQFEVGNESTTFVTILTVAVIAVMLLIVYRSPVTMILALLTVLVEMSAARGIVSFLANVGLIGLSTYSTNILTLLVIAAGTDYVIFLLGRYQERRNDGLDREASFYDMYRGTSHVILGSGLTIAGAVACLYFTRLPYFQSLGIPAAIGVLVALVASLSLAPAVLVIGSRFGLLEPKRKTAKRGWRRIGTAIVRWPGPILIATLALAFVGLAALSGYKVSYDVGPYMPASAPSNVGYAAAERHFSKARLNPELLMIEADHDLRNPTDMILLERVAKAVFHTDGIAQVQSITRPLGTPLDNTSIPFQLSANSAAQINNLPFQQDRASDLVRQVQVINDSIDVLRQQYALQQQSSAITHEQSQAFADTVATAQNLRDKIANFDDFFRPLRNYFYWEPHCFDIPACWALRSLFDALDGINELTDQLANVSGSIAKLDDLQPKLLALIPPQIANQETNRDLTMTNHATTSGIYDQTAKALENSTQLGAAYNASKTDDSFYLPPEAFSNPEFLRGLKLFLSPDGKAARMIITHDVDPATPEGISHIDGIRHAAAEAVKGTPLAGSKIYIGGTASTYKDIAEMAHYDLMIAGIASLSLILLIMLFITRSLVAALVIVGTVALSLGASFGVSVLVWQHLLGVDLYWVILPLAVILLLAVGSDYNLLLVSRFKEEIHAGINTGIIRSMAGSGSVVTAAGLVFAFTMASFIFSDLRVLGQIGTTIALGLLFDTLIVRSFMTPSIAALLGRWFWWPVRVRQRPVPVKFGQDRQLALF; the protein is encoded by the coding sequence ATGAGCCAACATCTGGCCGAGCGCGCGACGGCCACGAATCGGGTGGCCAAGTGGGTGCGCCGGTTGTGTGTGCCGATCGTGTTGTTCTGGCTGGCGATCGCGGCGATCACGAACGTGTTCGTGCCGCAGCTGGAGAAGGTCGGCGAAGAGCACAACGTGGCGCTCAGTTCGCCGAGTTCGCCGTCGCTGCAGGCGTTTCAGCGGATCGGCAAGGTGTTCGGTGAGTTCGACTCCGACAGTGCGGCGATGGTGGTGCTCGAGGGTGACCAGCCGTTGGGGGCCGAGGCGCACCGCTACTACGACGAGTTGGTCAAGCGGTTCAACGAAGACACCAAACACGTTCAGCATGTGCAGGACTTCTGGGGTGATCCGCTGACTGCGGCGGGTTCGCAGAGCCCGGACGGTAAAGCCGCCTACGTGCAGGTGTTTTTGGCTGGCAATCAGGGTGAGGCGTTGTCGCTGGAGTCGGTGGACGCGCTGCGCCAGATCATCGCCAAAACCCCTGCCCCACCGGGCATTCACGCCTACGTCGCGGGCTCGGCGGCACAGATCGCCGACCAATTCGAAGTGGGCAACGAGAGCACCACCTTCGTCACGATCCTGACCGTCGCGGTGATCGCGGTGATGCTGCTGATCGTCTACCGCTCCCCGGTGACGATGATCCTGGCGCTGCTCACGGTGCTGGTCGAGATGTCCGCGGCGCGCGGGATCGTCTCGTTTCTGGCGAACGTGGGACTCATTGGGCTGTCGACGTATTCGACGAACATCCTAACGTTGCTGGTGATCGCGGCGGGCACCGACTATGTCATCTTCCTGCTCGGCCGTTATCAAGAGAGACGCAACGACGGCCTCGACAGGGAGGCCTCGTTCTACGACATGTATCGCGGAACGTCGCACGTGATTCTCGGGTCGGGGTTGACGATCGCGGGTGCGGTGGCATGTTTGTACTTCACCCGGTTGCCGTACTTCCAGAGCCTGGGCATCCCGGCGGCGATCGGTGTCCTGGTGGCGTTGGTGGCGTCGCTGTCGTTGGCGCCGGCGGTGTTGGTGATCGGCAGCCGCTTCGGACTGTTGGAGCCGAAACGCAAGACGGCCAAACGGGGTTGGCGGCGGATCGGGACGGCGATCGTGCGGTGGCCGGGGCCGATCCTGATCGCGACGTTGGCGTTGGCGTTCGTCGGGTTGGCTGCGTTGTCGGGCTACAAGGTCAGTTACGACGTCGGCCCGTACATGCCGGCCAGTGCGCCGTCGAATGTGGGGTATGCGGCGGCGGAGCGGCATTTCTCGAAGGCGCGGTTGAATCCTGAATTGTTGATGATCGAGGCCGACCACGATCTGCGCAATCCGACCGACATGATCCTGTTGGAGCGGGTGGCCAAGGCGGTGTTCCACACCGATGGCATCGCGCAGGTGCAGTCGATCACCCGACCGTTGGGCACGCCGCTGGACAACACCTCGATTCCGTTCCAGCTCAGCGCCAACAGCGCCGCGCAGATCAACAACCTGCCGTTCCAACAGGATCGGGCGTCGGATCTGGTGCGGCAGGTTCAGGTCATCAACGACTCCATCGACGTGTTGCGTCAGCAGTATGCGTTGCAGCAGCAGTCCAGCGCGATCACCCACGAGCAGAGTCAGGCGTTCGCCGACACGGTGGCCACTGCGCAAAATCTGCGCGACAAGATCGCCAACTTCGACGACTTCTTCCGGCCGCTGCGCAACTACTTCTATTGGGAGCCGCACTGTTTCGACATCCCCGCGTGTTGGGCGCTGCGGTCGTTGTTCGACGCGCTCGACGGCATCAACGAGTTGACCGATCAGCTGGCCAATGTCTCGGGCAGTATCGCCAAACTCGACGACTTGCAGCCGAAGTTGCTGGCGTTGATTCCGCCGCAGATCGCCAACCAGGAGACCAACCGCGACCTGACGATGACGAATCATGCGACGACGTCGGGAATCTACGACCAGACGGCCAAGGCGCTGGAGAACTCGACGCAGTTGGGGGCGGCGTACAACGCGTCGAAGACCGATGATTCGTTCTATCTGCCGCCAGAGGCGTTCAGTAACCCGGAGTTCCTGCGCGGGCTGAAGCTGTTCTTGTCGCCGGATGGTAAGGCGGCGCGGATGATCATCACTCACGATGTGGATCCGGCGACGCCGGAAGGCATTTCGCATATCGATGGGATTCGACATGCGGCGGCTGAGGCGGTGAAGGGGACGCCGTTGGCGGGGTCGAAGATCTATATCGGCGGTACGGCCTCGACGTACAAGGACATCGCCGAGATGGCGCACTACGACCTGATGATCGCCGGCATCGCGTCGCTGAGTTTGATCCTGCTGATCATGTTGTTCATCACCCGAAGCCTGGTGGCGGCGTTGGTGATCGTCGGCACGGTGGCGCTGTCGCTGGGTGCGTCGTTCGGTGTGTCGGTGTTGGTGTGGCAGCACCTGTTGGGTGTCGACTTGTATTGGGTGATCCTGCCGTTGGCGGTGATCCTGCTGTTGGCGGTGGGCTCGGATTACAACCTGTTGTTGGTGTCAAGGTTCAAAGAGGAGATCCACGCCGGGATCAACACGGGCATCATCCGGTCGATGGCGGGCAGTGGTTCGGTAGTGACGGCGGCGGGGTTGGTGTTCGCGTTCACGATGGCGTCGTTCATCTTCAGCGACCTGCGGGTGCTGGGGCAGATCGGAACGACGATCGCGTTGGGTCTGCTGTTCGACACGCTGATTGTGCGGTCGTTCATGACGCCGTCGATCGCCGCACTGCTGGGGCGGTGGTTCTGGTGGCCGGTGCGGGTGCGGCAGCGGCCCGTTCCGGTGAAGTTCGGGCAGGACCGGCAGCTGGCGCTGTTCTAG
- a CDS encoding MmpS family transport accessory protein — protein MPRVSIGSRLLRHWMILVAVLVVAIAGFAVYRLNGIFGSKDVTSTPSGAANEIHPFNPKHVVMEVFGPPGAVATITYTDVNAQPQRVDNATLPWAYDTTTTQPAVFVNVSAQGDSDSLGCRIKIDDVVKDERTVNALNAFTYCLDKSG, from the coding sequence ATGCCGCGGGTTTCGATCGGAAGCCGACTGCTGCGGCATTGGATGATCCTGGTGGCGGTGCTGGTCGTCGCGATAGCGGGATTCGCGGTGTACAGGCTGAACGGGATTTTCGGCTCGAAGGACGTCACCTCTACCCCGAGCGGGGCGGCCAATGAGATTCACCCGTTCAACCCCAAGCATGTGGTGATGGAGGTGTTCGGTCCGCCGGGCGCGGTCGCGACCATCACGTATACCGATGTCAACGCCCAACCGCAGCGCGTCGACAATGCGACGCTGCCGTGGGCCTATGACACGACCACCACCCAGCCGGCGGTGTTCGTCAACGTCTCCGCCCAGGGCGACAGTGACTCGTTGGGCTGCCGGATCAAGATTGACGACGTCGTCAAGGACGAGAGAACGGTCAACGCGTTGAACGCCTTCACCTATTGCTTGGACAAGTCCGGATGA
- a CDS encoding type II toxin-antitoxin system VapB family antitoxin: MALNINDEAVHAAVKRIAAITGESQAQVVATAVRERLAKLEKDALAARLLDIGRKTASRMSGDALDHGALLYDDRGVPS, encoded by the coding sequence ATGGCGCTCAATATCAACGACGAAGCGGTCCACGCGGCAGTGAAGCGAATTGCCGCGATCACCGGAGAGTCGCAAGCTCAAGTAGTGGCCACAGCGGTGCGTGAGCGGCTGGCCAAGTTGGAGAAGGACGCGCTTGCGGCCCGGCTCCTGGACATCGGCCGCAAGACCGCCAGCCGGATGAGCGGCGATGCACTCGACCATGGCGCACTGCTCTACGACGACCGAGGGGTGCCATCGTGA
- a CDS encoding TetR/AcrR family transcriptional regulator has product MKVVDPDCPWSPREAELLRVTLELLQEHGYDRLALEAVATRAHASKATLYRRWPTKAELVLAAFIEGTRQVAVDPDTGTLRGDLLSLGEQILAHVSTHAGTIRAVLVEVSRNPDLETVMQEQFLAQKQALVGDVLQRAVERGEIVASAITEDLWDVLPGYLIYRSVLTGRQATARTMAELVDNVLIPSLSRHNA; this is encoded by the coding sequence ATGAAGGTGGTCGACCCGGACTGCCCGTGGTCGCCACGGGAAGCCGAGCTGCTCAGGGTGACGCTCGAGCTACTGCAGGAACACGGTTATGACCGGTTGGCCCTCGAGGCGGTGGCCACCAGGGCGCATGCCAGCAAGGCCACGCTGTACCGGCGATGGCCGACGAAGGCCGAGTTGGTGCTGGCGGCATTCATCGAGGGCACTCGGCAGGTCGCGGTCGATCCGGATACCGGCACCCTGCGCGGCGACCTGCTGTCACTGGGCGAGCAGATCCTCGCGCACGTCAGCACCCACGCAGGCACTATCCGCGCGGTGCTCGTCGAGGTCTCCCGCAACCCCGACCTCGAAACGGTGATGCAGGAGCAATTTCTCGCTCAGAAGCAAGCGCTCGTGGGCGACGTGCTGCAGCGAGCCGTCGAGCGCGGTGAGATCGTCGCGTCGGCCATCACCGAGGACCTGTGGGACGTATTGCCCGGCTACCTCATCTACCGGTCGGTGCTGACCGGGCGGCAGGCAACGGCCCGCACCATGGCCGAGCTCGTCGACAACGTGCTGATCCCCAGTCTCAGTCGTCACAACGCGTGA